One Vespa crabro chromosome 1, iyVesCrab1.2, whole genome shotgun sequence genomic region harbors:
- the LOC124431775 gene encoding SR-related and CTD-associated factor 4 isoform X3 yields MEAVKAFNAELSALYDVKPPISKAKMNSLTRGAIKAIKFYKHVVQSVEKFIQKCKPEYKVPGLYVIDSIVRQSRHQFGMEKDVFAPRFAKNMQTTFLNLLKCPQEDKSKVIRVLNLWQKNAVFPPEVIQPLFDLADPNHPIHKEQPVNANGTLNASSGNNLSNISAVTKTPPSTVKVVAKDQKLFSSTKPIDPVWLAQTKIETANIGQSNANQVDSSFLDQLQHLQQLLLKKQEATNESKTSVKFDKKLLDFDYGEEEDDDVVVASSPTTATTAASQHNAVSTSNSLESLGLLLTNPEVLRQLQTLQQTMQGNISSSQHEMEEKMRKLQQMKQQEEEFDKHLAQTVPNLPFASECELKPTDILKPNQQSTYSTSTTTGVIQDMSQPPPGYPPAMPYVSQPLSNMRQINQTGHQNQKSPLLDERQESQDFSGNGARRDSSSVEIVNCDNTRSQSRSPERYRHHSRSRSPRHRDRDRDRDRDRKSRSRSRSRRRRSRSRDRGRDRKRDDSREKMTEEEREKERERRKRGLPPIIRDKLSVCSTTLWVGHLSKLVHQEELSDTFGEFGDIVSIDLISPRGCAFICMNRRQDAYRALTKLKNHKMQGKAITLAWAPGKGVKGKEWKDYWEVELGVSYIPWNKLLNITDQDLELLEEGGMIDEDTLPPNLKGKLKHSGGNIDIMQHQLQMQQQALAAASQQPQLVDTSQPPPIRPPTSAALLPPPNTQLQMMPSAFTMTGVPRMIGPMGLPMAHSLMPNVPIGVPPPNMQSLLGPPGMMQTMLTPPVNSPFGASVGVGLLTQIPLPAPAAPSDKPNSTGMPHNVPPIGVPPPTSETNIPNLPMLRQSYGVGPAPPMQMQLPQHHSDDMDVEMEDAMPLNVSNNTSKEKPNLSDQLIAAMNMGAGTSDNRLENDQQNIDYKERDRDRENRDRRDRERDRSDRSDVNDSRMDRGRDRGRGRDRGRDRRRDTRDGRERDRDDRRDRDNRDIRENRDNSMRHSECSNISNQNLQDNDAIAKKDGKPSLAERLRQLADGTLPIDDRMDRNIRSNRTERSNERTERNFEENSGTRRPNDMPLPLMDIPKFAGNVQERVDFPPRGPDFRGGPQDPRDYQQRNLTDRDRQNFQRGSSGPLRGSQIDDFMDPRMQPGRFQDDFENRLGHNGPRSDEFTPRLGPSREDFDRSDIRNRRPVEDYERDRFEYEMRRDGFDPRLQDGFDPRSHGERPDFDPRRRDFFGGPMEPVFGIPPMMGLRGPRGPVGPEGFGPRGSGMGSRGPGPLIFHPRGMGPRGMRIRPPFGPRGPPPFDPREADPFFRPPFDDVRGPPGPHMRAFGPMGPPAMHGPEGPWRNQEGGAPPGPWTSSQSSSTPETDNHNQRENHLARDKQKGTKHTDYKNNISDRESRNRNRKSRWGNVSPPITENTDEATSTEGIDDKTDLTQDGNFENIEPKSEVITEYSQSVQMEHDSPADREHIEEQNDVHHLKIEQSEETNNELHENQYNEEEQSSSYQSNVDASSGNDVEQNQCNDDKQCEYQTVSQTEDSSQQCVEQVEKSECVSENNSDQQPILEQVDAL; encoded by the exons ATGGAAGCGGTCAAAGCATTTAACGCAGAG cTTTCTGCGCTGTATGATGTTAAACCGCCAATTTCCAAAGCTAAAATGAATTCTCTTACACGCGGAGCTATTAaagcaataaaattttataagcaTGTTGTACAAAGCGtggaaaaatttattcaaaaa tGTAAACCGGAATATAAAGTGCCGGGATTATACGTAATAGATTCAATTGTAAGACAGTCAAGACATCAATTTGGAATGGAAAAGGATGTCTTTGCACCTCGCTTTGCAAAAAATATGCAAACTACTTTTCTTAATCTTTTAAAATGCCCGCAGGAAGATAAAAGCAAAGTTATACGTGTATTAAATCTTTGGCAAAAAAATGCAGTTTTCCCTCCAGAAGTCATACAACCACTTTTTGATTTAGCTGATCCCAATCATCCTATTCATAAAGAACAACCAGTCAACGCAAAcg gtACATTGAACGCATCATCTGGTAATAACCTGAGCAATATTTCTGCAGTAACAAAGACTCCTCCATCTACTGTAAAAGTTGTTGCAAAAGatcagaaattattttcttccacTAAACCGATTGATCCAGTATGGCTAGcacaaacaaaaatagaaacagCTAACATA GGGCAATCTAATGCAAATCAAGTTGACTCATCGTTTCTTGATCAGTTACAACATTTACAACAACTCTTGTTGAAGAAGCAAGAGGCTACAAATGAATCGAAGACTTCcgtaaaatttgataaaaagctTTTGGATTTTGATtatggagaagaagaagatgatgacgTTGTGGTTGCAAGTTCCCCTACTACTGCTACCACTGCTGCATCTCAACATAATGCTGTATCCACAAGTAATAGTTTGGAAAGTCTTGGATTGCTATTGACAAATCCTGAg gtACTTAGGCAACTGCAGACATTACAACAAACAATGCAAGGAAATATATCTTCTTCGCAACatgaaatggaagaaaaaatgcGTAAATTGCAACAGATGAAACAACAAGAGGAAGAATTTGATAAACATTTGGCTCAAACTGTTCCT AATTTACCTTTTGCATCAGAATGCGAGCTGAAACCTACAGACATTCTGAAACCAAATCAACAAAGTACATATTCAACAAGTACAACTACTGGAGTTATTCAAGATATGAGCCAACCACCGCCTGGTTATCCTCCAGCTATGCCATATGTTTCGCAACCTTTGTCAAACATGAGACAAATAAATCAAACTGGTcatcaaaatcaaaaaagtCCTTTACTCGACGAACGCCAAGAGTCACAAGATTTTTCTGG AAATGGTGCAAGACGCGATAGTAGTAGTGTTGAAATTGTAAATTGTGATAATACTCGATCACAAAGTAGATCGCCCGAGAGATATAGACATCATAGTCGATCTAGATCACCTCGgcatagagatagagatagagatagagacagagatagaaaatctCGATCTAGAAGTagatcaagaagaagaag atcaCGATCTAGAGATAGAGGTcgcgatagaaaaagagatgacAGCCGAGAAAAGATGAccgaagaggaaagagaaaaggaaagagaacgtCGTAAGCGTGGATTACCTCCGATAATTAGAGATAAATTAAGCG TTTGCAGTACAACACTTTGGGTCGGTCACCTCTCCAAATTAGTACATCAGGAAGAATTATCTGACACATTTGGAGAGTTTGGTGACATTGTTAGCATTGATCTCATATCACCTAGGGGTTGTGCTTTTATTTGCATGAACAGAAGGCAAGATGCATATCGCGCtcttacaaaattaaaaaatcataaaatgcAAGGAAAAGCTATAACT tTAGCATGGGCTCCAGGTAAAGGAGTCAAAGGGAAAGAATGGAAAGATTATTGGGAAGTAGAACTTGGTGTTAGTTATATTCCATGGAATAAGTTACTTAATATTACGGATCAAGATCTAGAATTATTGGAAGAAGGTGGTATGATAGATGAAGATACATTACCACCAAATTTGaaag GAAAATTGAAGCATTCTGGCGGGAATATAGATATCATGCAACATCAATTACAAATGCAACAACAGGCGTTAGCTGCTGCATCG caacagccgCAGTTAGTCGATACCAGCCAACCACCGCCAATACGACCACCAACATCAGCTGCACTTTTGCCTCCTCCAAACACACAATTACAAATGATGCCATCAGCTTTTACAATGACTGGTGTTCCTC GTATGATAGGACCTATGGGTCTCCCTATGGCACACAGTTTAATGCCTAATGTTCCAATTGGAGTACCTCCACCCAATATGCAAAGTCTCTTGGGACCTCCAGGAATGATGCAGACTATGCTGACTCCTCCTGTCAATTCTCCATTTGGTGCAAGCGTTGGTGTAGGTCTTTTAACACAAATTCCATTACCTGCACCAGCTGCACCATCGGATAAACCAAATTCAACTG GGATGCCACACAATGTTCCACCGATAGGAGTACCTCCACCTACCTCAGAAACAAACATACCAAATCTACCAATGCTTCGTCAGTCTTACGGAGTAGGGCCAGCACCGCCGATGCAAATGCAACTACCTCAACATCACTCCGATGATATGGATGTTGAAATGGAAGATGCCATGCCACTGAACGTGAGCAACAACACTTCCAAAGAGAAACCAAATTTGAGTGATCAGCTTATAGCGGCAATGAACATGGGTGCAGGCACTAGTGACAATAGGCTAGAAAATGATCAacaaaatatcgattataaagagagagatagagatcgtgaaaatagagatagaagggATCGCGAACGTGACAGAAGTGATCGTAGTGATGTCAATGATTCCAGGATGGATCGTGGAAGAGACAGAGGCAGAGGAAGAGATCGAGGTCGTGATCGCCGTAGAGATACAAGAGAtggaagagaaagggatagagatgataggagagatagagataatagagatataagagaaaatcGTGATAATTCTATGAGGCATTCGGAATGTTCAAATATATCAAATCAAAATCTTCAAGATAACGATGCTATAGCTAAGAAGGATGGGAAACCAAGTCTTGCTGAACGATTGAGACAATTAGCAGATGGTACATTGCCAATAGACGATCGTATGGATAGAAATATTCGAAGCAATAGAACCGAACGAAGTAACGAGAGAACTGAAagaaatttcgaagaaaattctgGAACTCGAAGACCGAACGATATGCCATTGCCCTTGATGGATATACCAAAATTTGCTGGTAATGTGCAAGAACGTGTAGATTTTCCTCCCAGAGGACCTGACTTCCGAGGTGGCCCACAAGATCCTCGAGATTATCAACAAAGAAATTTAACggatagagatagacaaaATTTTCAACGGGGATCTAGTGGTCCATTAAGGGGATCCCAGATAGATGATTTTATGGATCCAAGAATGCAACCTGGAAGATTCCAAGATGACTTTGAAAACAGATTAGGGCATAACGGTCCACGATCGGATGAATTTACGCCTAGATTAGGACCATCTAGAGAAGATTTTGATCGGTCGGATATAAGGAACCGAAGACCGGTTGAAGATTATGAACGAGATCGTTTCGAATATGAAATGCGACGCGATGGTTTTGATCCACGTTTGCAGGATGGTTTTGATCCAAGAAGTCATGGCGAACGACCAGATTTTGATCCGCGAAGAAGAGATTTCTTTGGAGGTCCGATGGAACCTGTTTTTGGAATACCACCAATGATGGGTTTGCGAGGCCCGAGGGGCCCTGTAGGACCTGAAGGATTTGGCCCGCGTGGCTCTGGCATGGGATCAAGAGGTCCAG GACCTTTAATCTTCCATCCTCGAGGTATGGGTCCACGAGGAATGAGAATTCGGCCTCCGTTCGGACCACGCGGACCTCCACCGTTCGATCCTAGAGAAGCTGATCCATTCTTCCGGCCACCATTTGATGATGTACGCGGCCCACCAGGTCCACACATGAGAGCGTTCGGTCCTATGGGTCCGCCAGCTATGCACGGTCCCGAAGGACCTTGGAGGAATCAAGAAGGTGGAGCACCGCCAGGCCCATGGACATCCTCTCAATCTAGTAGTACTCCTGAAACTGATAATCACAATCAGAGAGAAAATCATCTTGCACGAGACaaacaaaaaggaacaaagcatacagattataaaaacaatatttcagATAGAGAAAGTCGTAACAGAAATAGGAAATCAAGATGGGGTAATGTAAGTCCCCCTATAACGGAAAATACAGACGAAGCGACATCCACTGAAGGAATTGATGATAAGACGGACCTAACACAGGAtggaaatttcgaaaatatagaACCTAAATCGGAAGTAATTACCGAATACAGTCAATCAGTACAAATGGAACATGATAGTCCTGCTGACAGAGAGCACATTGAAGAACAGAATGATGTTCatcatttaaaaatcgaaCAAAGTGAAGAAACCAATAACGAACTACATGAAAATCAATATaatgaagaagaacaaagtaGTTCCTACCAATCTAACGTAGATGCATCTTCTGGCAATGATGTTGAACAAAATCAGTGTAATGATGATAAACAATGTGAATATCAGACAGTCAGTCAAACAGAGGACTCGTCACAGCAATGTGTAGAGCAAGTTGAAAAATCTGAGTGTGTGAGTGAAAATAATAGTGACCAACAACCAATTCTGGAGCAAGTAGATGCTTTGTAA